Proteins encoded by one window of Rhodamnia argentea isolate NSW1041297 chromosome 6, ASM2092103v1, whole genome shotgun sequence:
- the LOC115752265 gene encoding MLO-like protein 3, with translation MAGGGEGSAAAAAETTRSLLDTPTWALATVCLLFISISIFIEHLIHLLCHWLKRHRKTALFEAVEKLKSVLMLLGFMSLILAVTQRAISKICVPTRVANEMLPCRRSLLTKTTKLKHGFGRTLAAEDVLNGVTWQMERRLAERERILAESGDYCGSRGMTSLISQEGLNQLSIFIFVLAVMQIIYSVLTMALGRAKMRRWKGWEKETQTVEYEAANDPNRFRLTRQTTFGRRHMGACTETSLHLWTKCFFRQFFHSVAKVDYLTLRHGFLSAHLSSNKTFNFQKYIQRSLEDDFKVVVGISPLMWFIVVIFMLVDLHGWHAYLWVSFMPLMIVLVLGTKLEVIVARMALQLRDQSAVVKGTPLVQPNDDLFWFSHPKYVLTLLHFTLFMNAFELSFFIWVTLQFGIKSCYHEHLEIIIVRVVLPVTVQVLCSYITLPLYALVTQMGSQFKSAVLEEQTANVIKQWHAGVREKRKKQKGDSSSHGREDYSSTTRYSETTTSDMSSSHHRTLTFAEFSSTAEITEECQESGSNRELGRNVEAPSDFVQIELSQQVTKDHAQA, from the exons ATGgccggaggaggagaaggatcagcagcagcagcagctgaaACCACTCGCTCTCTGCTAGACACACCCACATGGGCTTTGGCCACTGTCTGCTTACTCTTCATTTCTATCTCCATCTTCATCGAGCACTTGATCCACCTTCTCTGCCAT TGGCTCAAGCGGCACCGGAAGACGGCGCTGTTCGAGGCCGTCGAAAAGCTCAAATCAG TGCTCATGCTTCTGGGCTTCATGTCTCTCATACTGGCCGTGACGCAGAGAGCCATCTCCAAGATCTGCGTCCCAACTAGAGTCGCCAACGAGATGCTTCCATGCCGCAGAAGCTTGCTCACCAAAACCACCAAATTAAAGCACGGGTTCGGCCGGACTCTGGCTGCCGAAGACGTCCTGAACGGTGTTACGTGGCAAATGGAGAGGAGATTGGCCGAGAGGGAGCGGATATTGGCCGAGAGCGGCGATTACTGTGGTTCTAGG GGAATGACCTCGCTCATATCGCAAGAAGGCCTCAACCAGCTCagcatcttcatcttcgtcttagCAGTTATGCAGATTATCTACAGTGTTCTCACCATGGCTCTGGGAAGAGCTAAG ATGAGGCGATGGAAAGGTTGGGAGAAAGAGACTCAAACGGTGGAGTATGAAGCAGCTAATG ATCCGAATCGGTTCAGATTAACAAGACAGACCACGTTTGGGCGTAGGCACATGGGAGCTTGCACGGAGACATCCCTGCACCTGTGGACG AAATGCTTCTTCCGGCAGTTCTTCCACTCCGTCGCCAAAGTCGATTATCTCACCTTGCGCCACGGTTTCCTCTCG GCCCATTTGTCGTCAAATAAAACATTCAATTTCCAAAAGTATATACAAAGATCCCTGGAGGATGACTTCAAAGTAGTCGTTGGCATCAG CCCTCTCATGTGGTTCATTGTGGTCATCTTTATGCTCGTCGACCTGCACG GGTGGCACGCGTACCTTTGGGTGTCGTTTATGCCTCTAATG ATAGTGCTGGTGCTTGGGACTAAACTGGAGGTGATAGTAGCGAGGATGGCGCTTCAGCTCCGAGACCAGAGCGCTGTGGTCAAAGGAACGCCGCTGGTGCAACCCAATGACGATCTCTTCTGGTTCAGCCATCCAAAATATGTCTTGACACTCCTGCACTTCACTTTGTTCATG aATGCATTTGagctttctttcttcatttgggTCACG CTGCAATTCGGGATAAAATCTTGCTACCACGAACATTTGGAGATAATCATTGTTAGGGTGGTGTTACC GGTTACTGTCCAAGTCCTTTGCAGTTACATCACTCTCCCCCTCTACGCTCTCGTAACCCAG ATGGGATCGCAATTCAAAAGTGCAGTTCTGGAGGAGCAAACGGCGAACGTGATAAAGCAATGGCACGCGGGagtgagagagaagaggaagaaacagAAGGGGGATTCGAGTAGTCATGGCCGAGAGGACTATTCATCGACCACTAGGTATAGCGAGACGACGACCTCGGACATGTCTTCCTCCCACCATCGAACGCTCACGTTTGCTGAGTTTTCCAGCACGGCCGAAATCACCGAAGAATGTCAAGAAAGCGGCTCCAATCGTGAGCTTGGCCGAAACGTTGAGGCCCCATCTGATTTCGTGCAAATAGAACTGTCGCAACAAGTGACCAAGGACCATGCACAGGCATAG